A region of Brienomyrus brachyistius isolate T26 unplaced genomic scaffold, BBRACH_0.4 scaffold66, whole genome shotgun sequence DNA encodes the following proteins:
- the pla2g7 gene encoding platelet-activating factor acetylhydrolase isoform X1, producing MAATVLVTYKRILSYSLWPFYLESRSWLPRLTMGNNHSNSLGIPTGKGPNQVGCADLMVDHTIQGTFLRLYYPCEPSSHSEQPVWIPAAEYFSGLSDFMKINRIVGTRIISYLFGCYKTPALWEAPLKSDGKYPLVIFSHGLGAFRTLYSGICIEIASQGFIVAAVEHRDESASATYYFNKKCEIEQQDDQASDNLEQVWMYYRPLKPGEDEFSLRNKQVHQRADECMRALKLIAEMNSGRIVNNVLQSHFDWSTLKNSVDLCKTAIMGHSFGGATVIETLSKEPTFKCGIALDSWMFPLDEEMFPGVKQPILFINSEKFQWAGNIIRMKKLDCTTVQRKMITIRGSVHQSFPDFTFLTGNWIGKMAHLKGEIDPHIALDLSNRASLAFLQRHLSLEKDFNQWDPLIDGKDENLIPGTNLMIPPSLL from the exons ATTCCCTGTGGCCTTTCTATTTGGAATCAAGGAGCTGGTTACCACGACTGACCATGGGAAATAATCACAGCAACAGCCTGGGGATTCCCACTGGAAAAGGGCCCAATCAGGTTGGGTGTGCTGACCTCATGGTGGACCATACCATACAG GGAACCTTTCTTCGGCTGTATTACCCGTGTGAACCATCATCGCACTCTGAACAGCCCGTCTGGATACCAGCCGCAGAATATTTCAGTGGCCTTTCTGACTTCATGAAGATTAACAGGATCGTGGGCACTAGGATTATCAGTTATCTGTTTG GATGCTATAAAACACCTGCCCTTTGGGAAGCACCACTGAAGTCCGACGGGAAGTATCCTCTAGTTATCTTCTCTCATGGACTCGGAGCTTTCCG AACATTATACTCGGGCATATGTATTGAGATTGCATCCCAGGGGTTCATAGTCGCAGCCGTGGAGCACAG ggATGAATCTGCTTCTGCTACATattatttcaataaaaaatGTGAGATTGAGCAACAGGATGACCAGGCCTCTGACAACTTGGAGCAGGTCTGGATGTACTACAGACCTTTAAAACCAGGGGAAGATGAATTTTCTCTTCGGAACAAACAG gtACATCAGAGAGCAGATGAATGTATGAGAGCCTTGAAACTTATTGCTGAAATGAACTCTGGACGTATTGTTAACAACGTCTTGCAATCACATTTTGACTGGTCAACATTAAAG AACTCTGTCGATCTGTGTAAAACAGCCATAATGGGCCATTCGTTCGGGGGAGCGACGGTGATTGAAACCCTCAGCAAGGAGCCAACTTTCAA ATGTGGCATTGCTTTGGATAGCTGGATGTTCCCCTTAGATGAAGAAATGTTCCCTGGGGTCAAACAACCGATTCTGTTCATCAACTCTGAGAAGTTCCAGTGGGCAGGGAACATCATTCGCATGAAGAAACTGGACTGTACCACTGTACAAAGAAAAATGATCACTATCAG GGGATCTGTTCATCAGAGCTTCCCAGATTTCACCTTTCTTACCGGCAACTGGATCGGAAAGATGGCACACTTGAAGGGCGAGATTGACCCCCACATAGCGCTTGATCTGTCTAATAGGGCGTCCTTGGCATTCCTTCAGAGACACTTGT CACTGGAAAAAGACTTCAATCAGTGGGACCCTCTAATTGATGGAAAGGATGAAAATCTTATTCCAGGCACCAACCTCATGATTCCTCCATCTTTACTGTAA
- the pla2g7 gene encoding platelet-activating factor acetylhydrolase isoform X2, producing the protein MGNNHSNSLGIPTGKGPNQVGCADLMVDHTIQGTFLRLYYPCEPSSHSEQPVWIPAAEYFSGLSDFMKINRIVGTRIISYLFGCYKTPALWEAPLKSDGKYPLVIFSHGLGAFRTLYSGICIEIASQGFIVAAVEHRDESASATYYFNKKCEIEQQDDQASDNLEQVWMYYRPLKPGEDEFSLRNKQVHQRADECMRALKLIAEMNSGRIVNNVLQSHFDWSTLKNSVDLCKTAIMGHSFGGATVIETLSKEPTFKCGIALDSWMFPLDEEMFPGVKQPILFINSEKFQWAGNIIRMKKLDCTTVQRKMITIRGSVHQSFPDFTFLTGNWIGKMAHLKGEIDPHIALDLSNRASLAFLQRHLSLEKDFNQWDPLIDGKDENLIPGTNLMIPPSLL; encoded by the exons ATGGGAAATAATCACAGCAACAGCCTGGGGATTCCCACTGGAAAAGGGCCCAATCAGGTTGGGTGTGCTGACCTCATGGTGGACCATACCATACAG GGAACCTTTCTTCGGCTGTATTACCCGTGTGAACCATCATCGCACTCTGAACAGCCCGTCTGGATACCAGCCGCAGAATATTTCAGTGGCCTTTCTGACTTCATGAAGATTAACAGGATCGTGGGCACTAGGATTATCAGTTATCTGTTTG GATGCTATAAAACACCTGCCCTTTGGGAAGCACCACTGAAGTCCGACGGGAAGTATCCTCTAGTTATCTTCTCTCATGGACTCGGAGCTTTCCG AACATTATACTCGGGCATATGTATTGAGATTGCATCCCAGGGGTTCATAGTCGCAGCCGTGGAGCACAG ggATGAATCTGCTTCTGCTACATattatttcaataaaaaatGTGAGATTGAGCAACAGGATGACCAGGCCTCTGACAACTTGGAGCAGGTCTGGATGTACTACAGACCTTTAAAACCAGGGGAAGATGAATTTTCTCTTCGGAACAAACAG gtACATCAGAGAGCAGATGAATGTATGAGAGCCTTGAAACTTATTGCTGAAATGAACTCTGGACGTATTGTTAACAACGTCTTGCAATCACATTTTGACTGGTCAACATTAAAG AACTCTGTCGATCTGTGTAAAACAGCCATAATGGGCCATTCGTTCGGGGGAGCGACGGTGATTGAAACCCTCAGCAAGGAGCCAACTTTCAA ATGTGGCATTGCTTTGGATAGCTGGATGTTCCCCTTAGATGAAGAAATGTTCCCTGGGGTCAAACAACCGATTCTGTTCATCAACTCTGAGAAGTTCCAGTGGGCAGGGAACATCATTCGCATGAAGAAACTGGACTGTACCACTGTACAAAGAAAAATGATCACTATCAG GGGATCTGTTCATCAGAGCTTCCCAGATTTCACCTTTCTTACCGGCAACTGGATCGGAAAGATGGCACACTTGAAGGGCGAGATTGACCCCCACATAGCGCTTGATCTGTCTAATAGGGCGTCCTTGGCATTCCTTCAGAGACACTTGT CACTGGAAAAAGACTTCAATCAGTGGGACCCTCTAATTGATGGAAAGGATGAAAATCTTATTCCAGGCACCAACCTCATGATTCCTCCATCTTTACTGTAA